The following proteins are co-located in the Parafannyhessea umbonata genome:
- a CDS encoding ABC transporter permease, whose product MSLSFFGQVAMLARESFNKRSELMMGASALIISSLAAWVIRYRMFDYYENAKVGFFIVVCCCLWMGLFDSILCICDARDVLERDKFSGLNPYSFVFANVVWQAVHALLQTGVLFWMTTSIIEFPIETKALLAPAMPEYLVTLFLITFAAQMLGLGVSAIVRTSQQALTVAPFILIYELIMSETLFGLPDAVRPLRETTIVRWGLSGLGTIFDIDMLPWKAETSVKKIMRQVSYQVTGQVNGEVSSSPVGGLPIPFFDKLIARLQDYITNFPLNPGVLGVNHNLPEYTATAAYLGHVWTVLGVLALAGIVLALVGFRRTVEIR is encoded by the coding sequence ATGAGCCTGAGCTTCTTTGGGCAGGTCGCCATGCTTGCCAGGGAGTCGTTCAACAAGAGGTCCGAGCTGATGATGGGCGCGTCCGCCCTCATCATCAGCTCGCTTGCGGCGTGGGTCATCCGCTACCGCATGTTCGACTACTACGAGAACGCGAAGGTGGGCTTCTTCATAGTGGTGTGCTGCTGCCTGTGGATGGGGCTCTTCGACTCCATCCTGTGCATCTGCGACGCGCGCGACGTGCTGGAGCGCGACAAGTTCTCGGGCCTCAACCCGTACAGCTTCGTGTTCGCGAACGTGGTGTGGCAGGCCGTGCACGCCCTTCTCCAGACGGGCGTCCTCTTTTGGATGACGACGTCGATCATCGAGTTTCCCATAGAGACGAAGGCGCTGCTTGCGCCCGCGATGCCGGAGTACCTGGTGACGCTCTTCCTGATTACGTTTGCGGCGCAGATGCTGGGGCTGGGGGTGTCGGCCATCGTGCGCACGTCGCAGCAGGCCCTGACCGTGGCGCCGTTCATCCTGATTTACGAGCTCATCATGTCCGAGACGCTGTTTGGCCTGCCCGACGCGGTGCGTCCCCTGCGCGAGACGACGATCGTGCGGTGGGGCCTTTCCGGCCTGGGCACGATCTTCGACATCGACATGCTGCCGTGGAAGGCGGAGACCTCGGTCAAGAAGATCATGAGGCAGGTGTCGTACCAGGTGACGGGCCAGGTGAACGGCGAGGTGAGCTCTTCTCCCGTGGGAGGGCTCCCCATACCGTTCTTCGACAAGCTCATAGCGCGCCTGCAGGACTACATCACGAACTTCCCGCTGAACCCCGGCGTGCTTGGCGTGAACCACAACCTGCCGGAGTACACGGCGACCGCCGCGTACCTGGGGCACGTGTGGACGGTGCTGGGCGTGCTGGCGCTGGCGGGAATCGTCCTTGCGCTGGTGGGCTTCCGCCGGACGGTGGAGATTCGCTAG
- a CDS encoding ATP-binding cassette domain-containing protein gives MGKKKLESDSEVYWGKPEPERKRKKHKKKDKKGKAAKGEKDARPGGDAPSGTDATEARPEGMVEAAAGRDAHGRPGKPEKAGKSGRRGKKLRVYIDYSTLARPRQTDVPAEPGDVTVALPKARAASDAAGEAADAAAAGEPKVTVEARPEDEALLAQGEKSAPQPADATSEDDAPSEGEREEPAEDAGEEPADGDAPAQSVSPAGDAPAGDAAADDLVEAGSAERPSYHDALSAPGRDEDDTELEEGEIAQLKARAAAGDRAAMRSLGNRYQAGNGVPQSYDLMREWWERAAQAGNTTAMWDLGYYYLIGKYLDQDVDRGLAWFSLAIENGNADAAFQLALYYGTGMFVEQDYDLARKLFARALELGREDAREEMAECERALAEGSEHDVAGSVRGGNIVLDHVSRNFGRKVVLDDITLTIKGGELVAIVGSSGGGKSTLGSIILGTLRPTHGRVVFGGRLGFVPQRNLVHENLTVAQQLDFYARAVKHLPRQKARERVDRVVRELGLQKVRRTLIRKCSGGEKRRVSVACELLSFPDGLVLDEPTSGLDPGDSGNLVAVLHSLVHNRHMTALVINHDYENIQLFDKICFLAHGKVCFYGTPVKLFEYFDTRSTREIYTLMDKDPYPFIRRFEEWRRDHPDELGGIC, from the coding sequence ATGGGCAAGAAGAAGCTTGAGAGCGACTCCGAGGTCTACTGGGGCAAGCCAGAGCCTGAGCGCAAGCGGAAGAAGCACAAGAAGAAGGACAAGAAGGGCAAGGCCGCCAAGGGCGAGAAGGACGCGCGCCCGGGCGGCGACGCGCCGTCTGGCACCGACGCCACAGAGGCGCGCCCCGAAGGCATGGTGGAGGCCGCTGCGGGCCGCGACGCGCACGGCAGGCCTGGCAAGCCTGAAAAGGCTGGCAAGTCTGGTAGGCGCGGCAAGAAGCTGCGTGTGTACATTGACTACTCCACGCTGGCAAGGCCGCGCCAGACGGACGTCCCCGCGGAGCCCGGCGACGTGACGGTTGCGCTTCCGAAGGCGCGTGCGGCATCGGACGCTGCGGGCGAGGCGGCGGACGCCGCGGCCGCGGGCGAGCCAAAGGTCACGGTGGAGGCCCGGCCGGAGGACGAGGCTCTTCTCGCCCAGGGCGAGAAGAGCGCGCCGCAGCCGGCTGACGCCACCTCGGAAGACGACGCGCCTTCCGAGGGCGAGCGCGAGGAGCCCGCTGAGGACGCCGGCGAGGAGCCTGCGGACGGCGATGCCCCCGCGCAGAGCGTATCCCCGGCAGGTGACGCGCCGGCAGGAGACGCGGCGGCGGACGACTTGGTGGAGGCCGGCAGCGCCGAGCGGCCGAGCTACCACGACGCACTTTCCGCCCCGGGGCGCGACGAGGACGACACGGAGCTGGAGGAGGGCGAGATCGCCCAGCTCAAGGCACGCGCCGCGGCGGGGGACCGCGCGGCCATGCGCTCGCTGGGCAACCGCTACCAGGCGGGAAACGGCGTGCCGCAGAGCTACGACCTCATGCGCGAGTGGTGGGAGCGCGCCGCCCAGGCGGGCAACACCACGGCCATGTGGGACCTTGGCTACTACTACCTCATCGGCAAGTACCTGGACCAGGACGTGGACCGCGGCCTGGCGTGGTTCAGCCTCGCGATAGAGAACGGCAACGCCGACGCCGCGTTCCAGCTTGCGCTGTACTACGGCACGGGCATGTTCGTGGAGCAGGACTACGACCTTGCCCGGAAGCTCTTCGCACGTGCGCTGGAGCTTGGCCGCGAGGACGCCCGCGAGGAGATGGCGGAGTGCGAGCGCGCGCTTGCGGAGGGCTCGGAGCACGACGTTGCCGGCTCCGTGCGCGGCGGCAACATCGTGCTCGACCACGTGAGCCGCAACTTCGGGCGCAAGGTGGTTCTGGACGACATCACCCTCACCATCAAGGGCGGCGAGCTTGTGGCCATCGTGGGCAGCTCTGGCGGCGGCAAGTCCACGCTGGGCAGCATCATCCTGGGGACGCTGCGCCCGACGCACGGCCGCGTGGTGTTTGGCGGGCGCCTGGGCTTCGTGCCGCAGCGCAACCTCGTGCACGAGAACCTGACCGTGGCCCAGCAGCTGGACTTCTACGCACGTGCCGTGAAGCACCTGCCCCGGCAGAAGGCGCGCGAGCGTGTGGACCGCGTCGTGCGTGAGCTTGGCCTGCAGAAGGTGCGCCGCACCCTCATACGCAAGTGCTCGGGCGGCGAGAAGCGCCGCGTGTCCGTCGCGTGCGAGCTCCTCTCGTTCCCGGACGGCCTCGTGCTGGACGAGCCGACGAGCGGCCTGGACCCCGGGGACTCCGGCAACCTGGTGGCGGTGCTGCACAGCCTGGTCCACAACCGGCACATGACGGCGCTCGTGATCAACCACGACTACGAGAACATCCAGCTGTTCGACAAGATCTGCTTCCTCGCGCATGGCAAGGTCTGCTTCTATGGCACGCCGGTCAAGCTGTTCGAGTACTTCGACACCCGTTCCACGCGCGAGATATACACACTTATGGACAAGGACCCGTACCCGTTCATCAGGCGCTTCGAGGAGTGGCGTCGGGACCATCCGGACGAGCTGGGGGGCATCTGCTGA
- a CDS encoding HAD family hydrolase, producing MIKLVLTDMDNTLIPFGAERVSPRAMDAIRELRAAGVEFGPATGRDTQELMRFFGGDDSAFQTGILSNGKKIYVDGELRRKSLIDNAALQRLSDYVRGFEHCFVTAYPLANDQTNPAWCIATTEADAAPYAERFKFACTLADAVPEDELIAATVACPLGQDVLEKIKAGGMEACPEFDLVQPVDAWCDVVPRGLNKGTALPMLLDAMGISQDEVVFFGDAENDLALMGALENSVAVANATPAAAAAARYHIGRCDEDSVAAALEEIACATREGRTPRFML from the coding sequence ATGATCAAGCTGGTCCTGACGGACATGGACAACACCCTCATACCGTTTGGCGCGGAGCGCGTGAGCCCGCGCGCGATGGACGCCATTCGCGAGCTGCGCGCCGCCGGCGTGGAGTTTGGCCCCGCGACCGGCCGCGACACGCAGGAGCTGATGCGCTTCTTTGGCGGCGACGACTCCGCGTTCCAGACGGGCATACTCTCGAACGGCAAGAAGATCTACGTGGATGGCGAGCTTCGCCGCAAGAGCCTGATCGACAACGCCGCGCTGCAGCGCCTGAGCGATTACGTGCGCGGCTTCGAGCACTGCTTCGTGACCGCGTACCCGCTGGCAAACGACCAGACGAACCCGGCGTGGTGCATAGCGACCACGGAGGCGGACGCGGCGCCGTACGCTGAGCGCTTCAAGTTTGCGTGCACGCTGGCAGACGCGGTGCCCGAAGACGAGCTGATCGCCGCGACGGTCGCCTGTCCGCTGGGACAGGACGTGTTGGAGAAGATCAAGGCGGGCGGCATGGAGGCGTGTCCTGAGTTCGACCTCGTGCAGCCTGTGGACGCGTGGTGCGACGTGGTGCCGCGCGGCCTGAACAAGGGCACGGCGCTGCCGATGCTGCTGGACGCCATGGGGATATCCCAGGACGAGGTGGTGTTCTTTGGCGATGCGGAGAACGACCTGGCCCTGATGGGCGCGCTAGAGAACTCCGTCGCCGTGGCGAACGCGACGCCCGCCGCGGCCGCGGCGGCCCGCTACCACATTGGCCGCTGCGACGAGGACAGCGTGGCCGCGGCCCTGGAGGAGATTGCCTGCGCCACGCGCGAGGGCCGCACGCCTCGCTTCATGCTGTAG
- a CDS encoding C39 family peptidase, producing the protein MLMPQESARRLFFPQAYAGGEGAQWSGLPYWEFSVELAGCGLCSAAMCIDLLTNRDLTPRDVLARYRKDGMDDAGASKVGGRNMSTLLNEYNARTFGIRSFPIERSVDAFRQALAQGDVIWASSSDHQGTHPWHYADGSLQPLDPCGIQHPHGHIVCVWAYEDGAFLVKDPLGPSQLCNNVRYTDDQMERWLAGNDHQQYRVSVAR; encoded by the coding sequence ATGCTTATGCCGCAGGAGAGCGCACGCAGGCTCTTCTTCCCGCAGGCGTACGCGGGCGGCGAGGGGGCACAGTGGTCCGGCCTCCCTTACTGGGAGTTCAGCGTCGAGCTCGCGGGCTGCGGGCTGTGCTCCGCAGCCATGTGCATCGACCTGCTCACAAACCGGGACCTCACGCCCCGCGACGTGCTCGCGCGCTACCGCAAGGACGGTATGGACGACGCGGGCGCGAGCAAGGTGGGCGGACGCAACATGAGCACGCTCCTGAACGAGTACAACGCGCGCACGTTTGGCATACGCTCCTTCCCCATCGAGCGCAGCGTGGACGCGTTCAGGCAGGCGCTCGCGCAGGGCGACGTCATCTGGGCGTCGAGCTCGGACCACCAGGGCACGCACCCGTGGCACTACGCGGACGGCTCCCTGCAGCCGCTGGACCCGTGTGGCATCCAGCACCCGCACGGTCACATCGTGTGCGTCTGGGCCTACGAGGACGGCGCGTTCCTGGTGAAGGACCCCCTTGGCCCCAGCCAGCTCTGCAACAACGTGCGCTACACGGACGACCAGATGGAGCGGTGGCTCGCGGGAAACGACCACCAGCAGTACCGCGTCTCCGTGGCACGGTAG
- a CDS encoding Wadjet anti-phage system protein JetD domain-containing protein codes for MARKMTGRERDDAEALRGVLVQELGPADRGYAPGIASALVRLPDGRATAKDVERILGKYKVSANALKKMMRAGVLVPCADEDGAYDVRVPATVADADEAAGEGADGAADATDVLDAPADAPAPEAADGAGGSREDDAPDATTSDDAADDDTADGAGEAADTTEDPTTEAADGAAGTASPTDVQAGADAGEKDAPASPEAAGEAEVTPSPEPVDAPRSGRPARRSGARRREAPRRDLKKVPYVRRGGDADAEARQKIVALDPRFWMNGWLLSHPGAFTMYEHELTAINDVLTDGMLPGDITRRQLAYQMGGDEKFFEYGSDGFRLLRAMGMEDVVRHRPMPKPDLVYHAPRRRKHMRVLVTENLDPYLDVHDLMYEDGRTQILGERVHAVVLGGGTPVLEHNRLSLLLDTLGADTVEVLYWGDVDRAGVDLMMKLRAELGDKYKFSPFSPAYRLMVDRAMERFPDPTDNESTGQANIDVPDMSLVCEGMSAEEADYARAVVESCGLVPQEILTKRDL; via the coding sequence ATGGCTCGAAAGATGACGGGACGGGAACGGGACGATGCGGAGGCGCTGCGCGGCGTCTTGGTGCAGGAGCTTGGGCCTGCGGACAGGGGCTATGCGCCCGGTATCGCGAGTGCGCTCGTGCGGCTTCCCGACGGGCGGGCCACGGCGAAGGACGTGGAGCGCATCCTGGGCAAGTACAAGGTGAGCGCGAACGCCCTGAAGAAGATGATGCGCGCCGGCGTGCTAGTGCCCTGCGCGGATGAGGACGGCGCATACGACGTGCGCGTTCCCGCGACCGTGGCGGATGCCGACGAGGCTGCCGGGGAGGGCGCGGATGGCGCCGCGGACGCCACGGACGTTTTGGATGCGCCGGCGGACGCCCCTGCGCCTGAGGCTGCTGACGGCGCGGGCGGATCGCGCGAGGACGACGCGCCCGATGCCACGACGTCGGACGACGCCGCGGACGACGACACCGCGGACGGAGCGGGGGAGGCTGCTGACACCACGGAAGACCCCACGACCGAGGCTGCGGACGGCGCCGCCGGGACCGCCTCCCCAACGGACGTGCAGGCAGGTGCTGACGCGGGCGAGAAGGACGCGCCCGCCTCGCCTGAGGCGGCCGGCGAGGCCGAGGTCACGCCTTCCCCCGAGCCTGTGGACGCCCCGCGTTCCGGCAGGCCCGCGAGGCGCAGCGGCGCACGCCGCCGCGAGGCGCCGCGCCGCGACCTGAAGAAGGTGCCGTACGTGCGTCGCGGCGGCGACGCGGACGCGGAGGCGCGCCAGAAGATCGTGGCGCTGGACCCTCGCTTCTGGATGAACGGCTGGCTGCTTTCGCACCCCGGCGCCTTCACGATGTACGAGCATGAGCTCACGGCCATAAACGACGTGCTGACAGACGGGATGCTCCCCGGCGACATCACGCGGAGGCAGCTTGCCTACCAGATGGGCGGGGACGAGAAGTTCTTCGAGTACGGGAGCGACGGCTTCAGGCTGCTGCGCGCCATGGGCATGGAGGACGTCGTCCGCCACCGCCCCATGCCCAAGCCGGACCTGGTGTACCACGCGCCGCGCCGCCGCAAGCACATGCGCGTGCTCGTGACCGAGAACCTGGACCCCTACCTGGACGTTCACGACCTCATGTACGAGGACGGCCGCACGCAGATCCTGGGCGAGCGCGTGCACGCCGTGGTGCTGGGCGGCGGCACGCCCGTGCTTGAGCACAACCGGCTCTCGCTTTTGCTGGACACGCTGGGGGCGGACACGGTGGAGGTGCTCTACTGGGGCGACGTCGACCGCGCGGGCGTGGACCTCATGATGAAGCTCAGGGCAGAGCTGGGCGATAAGTACAAGTTCTCGCCCTTCTCGCCCGCATACCGGCTCATGGTGGACCGTGCGATGGAGCGCTTCCCGGATCCGACGGACAACGAGTCGACCGGCCAGGCGAACATCGACGTGCCGGACATGTCGCTGGTGTGCGAGGGGATGTCGGCCGAGGAGGCGGACTACGCGCGTGCCGTGGTGGAGTCGTGCGGGCTCGTCCCGCAGGAGATCCTGACGAAGCGCGACCTGTAG
- a CDS encoding nuclear transport factor 2 family protein, translating into MTNKELVLEFYDKVFNAHDLSDLGRYMREDYRQHSPEVADGREGFRAFAEGFFRLDPHMTIMAAAEDGDRVFVFFRCDFRANGGAAKVCDIYRVEDGMLAEHWDVIQPISADDAFNNGNGHF; encoded by the coding sequence ATGACCAACAAGGAGCTCGTGCTCGAGTTCTACGACAAGGTGTTCAACGCACATGACCTGAGCGACCTCGGGCGCTACATGCGCGAGGACTACAGGCAGCACAGTCCCGAGGTCGCCGATGGGCGAGAGGGCTTCCGTGCGTTTGCCGAGGGCTTCTTCCGGCTTGATCCGCACATGACCATCATGGCCGCGGCGGAGGATGGCGACAGGGTCTTCGTGTTCTTCCGCTGCGACTTCCGCGCGAACGGAGGCGCGGCGAAGGTGTGCGACATCTATCGCGTGGAAGACGGAATGCTCGCGGAGCACTGGGACGTGATTCAGCCGATCTCTGCGGACGATGCCTTCAACAACGGAAACGGTCACTTCTAG
- a CDS encoding PTS system mannose/fructose/sorbose family transporter subunit IID — MAEKKKISQATLKKSFRNWAYGNLTCFSQEHMQTFGYLAAMLPVVDELYDNDEDKVNSLRTYTTFFNTEPQIGTLVVGLTAGLEEARANGEPLDDETINGIRAGLMGPLAGLGDSIIVGTFIPILLGIALGLSTGGSVLGPLFYIVAWNVAMYFGMKYAYNQGYTMGGAAVEALVGPQSAALRSSIVMVGTMVIGAVAATWINITTALQVTFTKDSAFVLQDTLDGIFPKALNFFFVWLCWWLMTKKKISPTVVMLILVGIAFVGVLVGFFDPKLKY, encoded by the coding sequence ATGGCTGAGAAGAAGAAGATTTCCCAAGCGACGCTCAAGAAGAGCTTCCGCAACTGGGCATACGGCAACCTTACCTGCTTCTCGCAGGAGCACATGCAGACGTTCGGCTACCTCGCCGCAATGCTTCCCGTGGTCGACGAGCTGTATGACAACGACGAGGACAAGGTGAACTCCCTCAGGACCTACACCACGTTCTTCAACACCGAGCCCCAGATCGGCACGCTGGTCGTCGGTCTGACCGCAGGCCTCGAGGAGGCGCGCGCCAACGGCGAGCCCCTGGACGACGAGACCATCAATGGCATCCGCGCCGGCCTCATGGGACCGCTTGCCGGCCTTGGCGACTCCATCATCGTCGGCACGTTCATCCCCATCCTCCTGGGCATCGCCCTCGGTCTCTCCACCGGTGGCTCCGTGCTCGGCCCCCTGTTCTACATCGTCGCCTGGAACGTCGCGATGTACTTCGGCATGAAGTATGCGTACAACCAGGGCTACACCATGGGCGGCGCCGCCGTCGAGGCACTCGTCGGTCCGCAGTCCGCGGCGCTCCGTAGCTCCATCGTCATGGTCGGCACCATGGTCATCGGTGCCGTTGCGGCTACGTGGATCAACATCACGACTGCGCTCCAGGTCACGTTCACGAAGGACAGCGCGTTCGTCCTCCAGGACACGCTCGACGGCATCTTCCCGAAGGCCCTGAACTTCTTCTTCGTGTGGCTGTGCTGGTGGCTCATGACCAAGAAGAAGATCAGCCCGACCGTCGTCATGCTCATCCTCGTTGGCATCGCGTTCGTGGGCGTTCTCGTCGGCTTCTTCGACCCGAAGCTGAAGTACTAG
- a CDS encoding PTS mannose/fructose/sorbose/N-acetylgalactosamine transporter subunit IIC, protein MTINVFQAALLGIFACLASLPGMGGTTIGNYTLGRPLVGGLVVGIILGNVQLGIIVGAAIQLVYIALVTPGGTVSADVRAVTYIGIPLSILAIQAQGLDPNSAAAAGLAASLGAAVGTLGTVLFYGTATINLVWQGIGWKAMESGNWEKIKKTIPMVDFVLPWIGHILFSFLPTFVICLAGAPMVQAMKEFLPMDGIAMKTLFTVGSLLPAVGVAILCKQVINKPLDWVVFGFGFTLAAVMKCNLIASALIAVFFALINYEIQQVKTARPAIAEGSAAAAADDDEEDEDI, encoded by the coding sequence ATGACCATTAACGTGTTCCAAGCCGCTTTGCTGGGCATCTTCGCCTGCCTGGCATCGCTTCCCGGTATGGGCGGCACCACGATCGGTAACTACACCCTCGGACGCCCCCTCGTCGGCGGTCTCGTCGTCGGCATCATCCTCGGCAACGTCCAGCTGGGCATCATCGTCGGCGCGGCGATCCAGCTCGTCTACATCGCGCTCGTGACCCCGGGCGGAACGGTCTCCGCCGACGTTCGTGCCGTCACCTACATCGGCATCCCGCTGTCCATCCTCGCCATCCAGGCGCAGGGCCTCGACCCCAACTCCGCCGCCGCCGCAGGCCTCGCCGCTTCGCTCGGCGCCGCAGTCGGCACCCTCGGAACCGTCCTCTTCTATGGCACCGCGACCATCAACCTGGTTTGGCAGGGCATTGGTTGGAAGGCCATGGAGTCCGGCAACTGGGAGAAGATCAAGAAGACCATTCCGATGGTCGACTTCGTCCTGCCCTGGATCGGTCACATCCTGTTCTCGTTCCTCCCGACGTTCGTGATCTGCCTCGCCGGCGCCCCCATGGTCCAGGCCATGAAGGAGTTCCTGCCCATGGACGGCATCGCGATGAAGACGCTGTTCACCGTCGGCTCGCTCCTTCCCGCCGTCGGTGTCGCGATCCTGTGCAAGCAGGTCATCAACAAGCCGCTCGACTGGGTCGTCTTCGGCTTCGGCTTCACGCTCGCTGCCGTCATGAAGTGCAACCTGATCGCGTCCGCGCTGATCGCGGTGTTCTTCGCTCTTATCAACTACGAGATCCAGCAGGTCAAGACTGCCAGGCCCGCGATCGCCGAGGGCTCTGCTGCCGCTGCTGCTGACGACGACGAGGAAGATGAGGACATCTAA
- a CDS encoding PTS system mannose/fructose/N-acetylgalactosamine-transporter subunit IIB: MISFVRVDDRMIHGQTVTRWSLEYPCDGIIAVNDAAATNPVLKAAYKGAAPEKKIFVWTMEHFLAKAQKVLDSDSKYFLITKNPIDMKKILVDNKFVPSDVKRVIIGPCNDRPGAVKLGNNQSITQEEAQALEDITKAGYTVEFALIKEKSIGEWPKFRDQFDLK, translated from the coding sequence ATGATTTCGTTCGTGCGCGTAGATGACCGTATGATCCATGGCCAGACGGTAACCAGGTGGTCCCTGGAGTATCCGTGCGACGGCATCATCGCCGTCAACGATGCGGCCGCGACCAACCCGGTGCTGAAGGCCGCCTACAAGGGCGCCGCACCCGAGAAGAAGATCTTCGTCTGGACGATGGAGCACTTCCTCGCCAAGGCCCAGAAGGTTCTCGATTCTGACTCCAAGTACTTCCTCATCACCAAGAACCCCATCGACATGAAGAAGATTCTCGTCGACAACAAGTTCGTGCCCTCCGACGTCAAGCGCGTCATCATCGGGCCGTGCAACGACCGTCCCGGCGCCGTCAAGCTGGGCAACAACCAGTCCATCACCCAGGAGGAGGCACAGGCCCTGGAGGACATCACGAAGGCTGGTTACACCGTGGAGTTCGCGCTGATCAAGGAGAAGTCCATCGGCGAGTGGCCGAAGTTCCGCGATCAGTTCGACCTTAAGTAA
- a CDS encoding PTS sugar transporter subunit IIA: MRYLVLVSHGTFAQGLHSVLKMLAGDREEVLSCSLKDGEGADEYVAELKQTISVIGDGDSVFLFGDIIGGSPLTNAINAITEAGLLPRTRIFGGVNLPAVLTAALSPEADDDSLAADVVSEGVAALQEFKVAVEDDDEDDL; encoded by the coding sequence ATGAGGTATCTTGTTCTCGTCAGCCATGGTACGTTTGCACAGGGACTCCACTCCGTCCTCAAGATGCTCGCTGGCGATCGTGAAGAAGTGCTCAGCTGCTCCCTCAAGGATGGTGAGGGTGCGGACGAGTACGTCGCAGAGCTGAAGCAGACCATATCGGTCATCGGCGACGGCGACTCCGTGTTCCTTTTCGGCGACATCATCGGTGGGTCGCCCCTCACCAACGCCATCAACGCCATCACCGAGGCGGGGCTCCTGCCCAGGACCCGCATCTTCGGTGGCGTGAACCTGCCGGCCGTCCTCACGGCGGCGCTCAGCCCCGAGGCCGACGACGACTCCCTTGCCGCCGACGTCGTGAGCGAGGGCGTGGCTGCCCTGCAGGAGTTCAAGGTCGCCGTGGAGGACGACGACGAGGACGACCTCTAG